One stretch of Rhipicephalus sanguineus isolate Rsan-2018 chromosome 10, BIME_Rsan_1.4, whole genome shotgun sequence DNA includes these proteins:
- the LOC119406480 gene encoding translation initiation factor IF-2-like: MQETEVEVGTSRAATSAVQRGPSDVDLQPVPLQPQVPQPGPSQPQPGPSQPQPGPQPQPRRGQPRQLEEAVCRATAEYVRQGQCADARALADRKFHHKMLEQNRRMASQERLENQLCRLTEEVGRLRHVQQQRLDQERRANECTQRLLQQLLEALAGGAALVTRPPQPPSA; this comes from the exons ATGCAGGAGACTGAGGTCGAGGTGGGAACCTCCCGTGCAGCTACTAGTGCAGTTCAACGGGGGCCGAGCGACGTTGACC TGCAACCAGTACCCCTCCAGCCACAAGTGCCGCAGCCCggaccttcgcagccgcagcccggaccttcgcagccgcagccCGGACCACAGCCTCAACCCCGCCGAGGACAGCCCAGGCAGCTGGAGGAAGCTGTGTGCCGGGCTACGGCTGAGTACGTGCGGCAGGGCCAGTGTGCTGATGCGAGGGCCCTGGCAGACCGCAAGTTCCACCACAAGATGTTGGAGCAAAACCGGCGT ATGGCCAGCCAAGAACGGCTGGAAAACCAGCTCTGCCGCCTGACCGAAGAGGTGGGCCGGCTGCGCCACGTTCAGCAGCAGCGCCTCGACCAAGAGCGCAGGGCGAACGAATGTACTCAGCGCCTGCTGCAGCAACTTTTGGAGGCCCTGGCCGGTGGGGCTGCACTAGTCACTCGCCCACCTCAGCCTCCTAGCGCCTAA
- the LOC119406481 gene encoding putative nuclease HARBI1, producing MAVALMRRRRQQREPDDAFDMTDDEFRRHFRLSKETVRWLCGQLAEELEGVRATRLSVEQKVLCALRFFATGSFQGSVGSETTIHMAQSTVSECVKRVAQALVKVGARNGWVRFPTTTEEKAAVKEGFLRLGAIPGVIGCIDGTLISIKAPKGPRKASFMCRKHFYALNVMITCDAAMRILAIDPMRPGSDHDSFVWQTTWLRRRFLAGRIAEPGEYLLGDSGYPLEPWLLIPVSGDPSEHSVEGRFNAEHITMRSIVERCIGMLKARFRCLQRYLTLHHKPERAADIIAACASFHNLCLGEGATEPVDEFEGIEDFFGSSSSSTSSEDSNGSPIQQGLTRNRATRSYYLRGRAVRDGVIARFGTTRAQHYEYLRRVRRRLRRQQHRW from the exons ATGGCGGTTGCGCTCATGCGACGCCGGCGACAACAACGCGAGCCCGACGATGCGTTTGACATGACAGATGACGAATTTCGGCGGCATTTTCGACTCTCGAAGGAAACTGTGCGATGGTTGTGTGGTCAACTGGCCGAGGAACTGGAAGGGGTGCGAGCGACGCGGCTCTCAGTGGAACAAAAGGTGTTGTGTGCGCTGCGCTTCTTTGCGACCGGGAGCTTCCAAGGTTCCGTTGGGAGTGAGACGACGATTCACATGGCGCAGTCGACTGTGAGCGAATGCGTCAAACGCGTCGCTCAAGCTTTAGTGAAAGTGGGCGCGCGAAATGGGTGGGTGCGCTTCCCGACGACGACCGAAGAAAAGGCGGCCGTGAAAGAAGGCTTCCTTCGGCTCGGCGCCATTCCGGGAGTGATCGGCTGCATCGACGGCACCCTCATCAGCATCAAGGCGCCCAAGGGACCCCGCAAGGCTTCTTTCATGTGCAGGAAGCACTTCTACGCCCTCAACGTTATGATC ACCTGCGATGCGGCGATGCGGATCCTGGCCATCGACCCTATGCGACCGGGGTCAGACCATGACTCGTTCGTCTGGCAGACGACCTGGCTGCGCCGACGGTTCCTGGCGGGGCGCATTGCAGAGCCAGGCGAGTATCTGCTTG GTGACAGTGGCTACCCATTGGAGCCGTGGCTCCTCATCCCGGTCTCTGGCGATCCTTCCGAGCACAGTGTCGAAGGCAGGTTCAACGCTGAGCACATCACCATGCGCTCCATTGTGGAGCGGTGCATTGGCATGCTTAAAGCCCGCTTCCGGTGCTTGCAGCGTTACCTCACCCTCCACCACAAGCCAGAGCGTGCTGCTGACATTATTGCAGCATGTGCTTCCTTTCACAATCTATGCTTAGGTGAGGGTGCCACTGAGCCGGTTGATGAGTTTGAAGGCATTGAAGACTTtttcggcagcagcagcagcagcaccagcagcgaAGATTCTAACGGGTCCCCCATCCAACAGGGTTTGACCCGAAACAGGGCCACAAGAAGCTATTATTTAAGAGGGCGCGCAGTACGGGACGGTGTCATTGCGCGCTTTGGCACCACCCGTGCGCAGCACTACGAGTACTTGAGGAGGGTGCGCCGGCGGTTGCGACGCCAACAGCATCGTTGGTAG